The Equus caballus isolate H_3958 breed thoroughbred chromosome 12, TB-T2T, whole genome shotgun sequence genome contains a region encoding:
- the PHLDA2 gene encoding pleckstrin homology-like domain family A member 2, translated as MKTPGEVLREGELEKRSDSLFQVWKKKRGVLTPDRLSLFPAGPGARPKELRFHSILKVDCVERTGKYVYFTIVTTDRKEIDFRCAGESCWNAAITLALIDFQNRRALEDFHSRQQREATAEQPGARTARVP; from the coding sequence ATGAAGACCCCCGGCGAGGTGCTGCGCGAGGGCGAGCTGGAGAAGCGCAGCGACAGCCTCTTCCAGGTGTGGAAGAAGAAGCGCGGCGTGCTCACCCCCGACCGCCTGAGCCTGTTCCCCGCCGGCCCCGGCGCGCGCCCCAAGGAGCTGCGCTTCCACTCCATCCTCAAGGTGGACTGCGTGGAGCGCACGGGCAAGTACGTCTACTTCACTATCGTCACCACCGACCGCAAGGAGATCGACTTCCGCTGCGCGGGCGAGAGCTGCTGGAACGCGGCCATCACTCTGGCGCTCATCGACTTCCAGAACCGCCGCGCCCTGGAGGACTTCCACAGCCGCCAGCAGCGCGAGGCGACTGCCGAGCAGCCCGGGGCCCGGACCGCCCGCGTGCCCTGA
- the NAP1L4 gene encoding nucleosome assembly protein 1-like 4 isoform X4, with protein MADNSFSDGVSSDSLEAAKNASNTEKLTDQVMQNPQVLAALQERLDNVSHTPSSYIETLPKAVKRRINALKQLQVKCAHIEAKFYEEVHDLERKYAALYQPLFDKRREFITGDVEPTDAESEWHSESEEEDKLAGDMKNKVVVAEKEAATAEEPNPKGIPEFWFTIFRNVDMLSELVQEYDEPILKHLQDIKVKFSDPGQPMSFVLEFHFEPNDYFTNSVLTKTYKMKSEPDKADPFSFEGPEIVDCDGCTIDWKKGKNVTVKTIKKKQKHKGRGTVRTITKQVPNDSFFNFFSPLKASGDGESLDEDSEFTLASDFEIGHFFRERIVPRAVLYFTGEAIEDDDNFEEGEEGEEEELEGDEEGDDEDDAEINPKV; from the exons AAAAGCTCACAGATCAGGTGATGCAGAATCCTCAAGTTTTGGCAGCTCTACAGGAACGACTTGACAATGTCTCCCACACTCCTTCCAGCTACATTGAGAC TTTACCTAAAGCCGTCAAAAGAAGAATCAATGCCTTGAAACAGCTTCAGGTGAAGTGCGCTCATATAGAAGCCAAGTTCTATGAAGAAGTCCACGACCTGGAAAGAAAGTATGCAGCTCTATACCAGCCTCTCTTTGACAAG AGAAGGGAATTCATCACTGGTGACGTTGAGCCAACAGATGCGGAATCAGAATGGCACAGCGAAAGTGAAGAGGAGGACAAACTGGCG ggagacatgaaaaataaagtagtcGTAGCAGAAAAAGAAGCAGCAACAGCAGAAGAGCCAAACCCCAAAGGAATTCCGGAGTTCTGGTTTACCATCTTTAGAAACGTAGATATGCTAAGTGAATTAGTCCAG GAATATGACGAACCAATCTTAAAACATCTGCAGGATATTAAAGTGAAATTTTCAGACCCTGGACAACCCATG tcttttGTATTAGAGTTCCACTTTGAACCCAACGACTACTTTACCAATTCAGTCCTGACAAAAACGTACAAGATGAAGTCCGAGCCAGATAAGGCTGATCCCTTTTCCTTTGAAGGTCCTGAAATAGTTGACTGTGACGG GTGTACTATTGactggaagaaagggaaaaacgTCACAGTCAAAACaatcaagaagaagcagaagcaCAAGGGTCGAGGCACTGTTCGGACAATCACCAAACAAGTCCCCAATGATTCCTTCTTTAACTTCTTCAGTCCGCTGAAAG caTCTGGGGACGGAGAATCACTG GATGAAGATTCCGAATTCACGTTAGCCTCCGACTTTGAAATTGGACACTTCTTCCGTGAGCGGATAGTCCCGCGGGCTGTGCTCTACTTCACGGGGGAGGCCATAGAGGATGACGACAAT tttgaagaaggtgaggaaggagaagaggag GAATTAGAAGGTGACGAGGAGGGAGACGATGAGGACGATGCTGAGATTAACCCCAAG gTGTAA
- the NAP1L4 gene encoding nucleosome assembly protein 1-like 4 isoform X3 gives MADNSFSDGVSSDSLEAAKNASNTEKLTDQVMQNPQVLAALQERLDNVSHTPSSYIETLPKAVKRRINALKQLQVKCAHIEAKFYEEVHDLERKYAALYQPLFDKRREFITGDVEPTDAESEWHSESEEEDKLAGDMKNKVVVAEKEAATAEEPNPKGIPEFWFTIFRNVDMLSELVQEYDEPILKHLQDIKVKFSDPGQPMSFVLEFHFEPNDYFTNSVLTKTYKMKSEPDKADPFSFEGPEIVDCDGCTIDWKKGKNVTVKTIKKKQKHKGRGTVRTITKQVPNDSFFNFFSPLKASGDGESLDEDSEFTLASDFEIGHFFRERIVPRAVLYFTGEAIEDDDNFEEGEEGEEEELEGDEEGDDEDDAEINPKKEPSQPSECKQQ, from the exons AAAAGCTCACAGATCAGGTGATGCAGAATCCTCAAGTTTTGGCAGCTCTACAGGAACGACTTGACAATGTCTCCCACACTCCTTCCAGCTACATTGAGAC TTTACCTAAAGCCGTCAAAAGAAGAATCAATGCCTTGAAACAGCTTCAGGTGAAGTGCGCTCATATAGAAGCCAAGTTCTATGAAGAAGTCCACGACCTGGAAAGAAAGTATGCAGCTCTATACCAGCCTCTCTTTGACAAG AGAAGGGAATTCATCACTGGTGACGTTGAGCCAACAGATGCGGAATCAGAATGGCACAGCGAAAGTGAAGAGGAGGACAAACTGGCG ggagacatgaaaaataaagtagtcGTAGCAGAAAAAGAAGCAGCAACAGCAGAAGAGCCAAACCCCAAAGGAATTCCGGAGTTCTGGTTTACCATCTTTAGAAACGTAGATATGCTAAGTGAATTAGTCCAG GAATATGACGAACCAATCTTAAAACATCTGCAGGATATTAAAGTGAAATTTTCAGACCCTGGACAACCCATG tcttttGTATTAGAGTTCCACTTTGAACCCAACGACTACTTTACCAATTCAGTCCTGACAAAAACGTACAAGATGAAGTCCGAGCCAGATAAGGCTGATCCCTTTTCCTTTGAAGGTCCTGAAATAGTTGACTGTGACGG GTGTACTATTGactggaagaaagggaaaaacgTCACAGTCAAAACaatcaagaagaagcagaagcaCAAGGGTCGAGGCACTGTTCGGACAATCACCAAACAAGTCCCCAATGATTCCTTCTTTAACTTCTTCAGTCCGCTGAAAG caTCTGGGGACGGAGAATCACTG GATGAAGATTCCGAATTCACGTTAGCCTCCGACTTTGAAATTGGACACTTCTTCCGTGAGCGGATAGTCCCGCGGGCTGTGCTCTACTTCACGGGGGAGGCCATAGAGGATGACGACAAT tttgaagaaggtgaggaaggagaagaggag GAATTAGAAGGTGACGAGGAGGGAGACGATGAGGACGATGCTGAGATTAACCCCAAG AAGGAGCCGAGCCAGCCCTCCGAGTGCAAACAGCAGTGA